The proteins below come from a single Etheostoma spectabile isolate EspeVRDwgs_2016 chromosome 4, UIUC_Espe_1.0, whole genome shotgun sequence genomic window:
- the LOC116687435 gene encoding protein shisa-5 — protein MASGLLSVVVFALCAVLAPCVSAGDRDCLAFNNNPYQRCEKNSFCCGSCLMRYCCQDNSYRFSEDQQEDCAYTPGSYMSGLPMAIGVAGSIVSLIIFISCCVCPCCCLYKMCRRRRPVMTTTTHTTVVTTAPQQYPQQPTATPGQPQSYQGGQYQPYQSTPVQPGYGAQPMPQGYGAQPMPQGYGAQHMPTSPYHGQPFMAAPPPTYQEAIGPGFHPNPMPYSQAAFTPGQPAYPLQPPVQPQPNAPPPPTGYLAQPAYNPDYIAPPP, from the exons ATGGCGTCGGGCCTGCttagtgttgttgtgtttgcttTATGTGCGGTCCTGGCCCCTTGTGTATCTG CAGGAGACCGCGACTGTCTGGCCTTCAATAATAACCCATACCAAAGATgcgaaaaaaacagtttttgctGCGGTAGCTGTCTCATGAGATACTGCTGTCAAGATAATTCCTATCGTTTTTCTGAGGATCAACAAGAAGACTG tgcCTATACCCCAGGCAGTTATATGTCAGGATTGCCCATGGCCATTGGTGTTGCTGGCTCCATCGTTAGTTTAATCATCTTCatcagctgctgtgtttgtCCCTGCTGCTGCCTGTACAAGATGTGCCGCAGGCGAAGAC CTGTGATGACTACCACTACCCACACAACAGTGGTCACCACCGCTCCCCAGCAGTACCCCCAGCAGCCTACTGCAACACCTGGGCAGCCTCAGTCCTACCAGGGGGGCCAGTATCAACCCTACCAATCCACACCAGTGCAGCCGGGTTATGGAGCCCAGCCCATGCCCCAGGGCTACGGAGCGCAGCCAATGCCCCAGGGCTACGGAGCTCAGCACATGCCAACATCACCCTACCATGGGCAACCGTTCATGGCTGCACCACCACCAACATATCAGGAAGCCA TCGGCCCTGGCTTCCATCCCAACCCGATGCCTTACAGCCAGGCTGCGTTCACCCCAGGCCAGCCAGCGTACCCTCTGCAGCCTCCTGTCCAGCCTCAGCCCAACgctccacccccacccacagGCTACCTAGCCCAGCCAGCGTACAACCCCGATTATATTGCTCCGCCCCCTTAG
- the alas1 gene encoding 5-aminolevulinate synthase, non-specific, mitochondrial isoform X3 gives MDVIMRRCPFLARVPQAFFQQSKKSMVVYAQQCPIMMELAAKPMAPSMARALCSSSSSRQKMEDIMSASEAGRKQEGDPKLPGGHPMPTSGQVASKCPFLAAEMGQKNSNVVRQVGVEFQEDVQEVRTVQKEVSTAQLKKPSLASSIQGSGGEQTNLMKTLLKQRPKVSRYQYDLFFEKKIEEKKSDHTYRVFKTVNRLANEFPMAEDFTGSLEAKREVSVWCSNDYLGMSRHPRVVQSIVDTLRKYGSGAGGTRNISGTSKFHVELEQELADLHNKDAALLFTSCFVANDSTLFTLAKMLPGCEIYSDAGNHASMIQGIRNSGAKKFIFRHNDTNHLRELLQKGDPTKPKIVAFETVHSMDGAVCPLEEMCDVAHEFGAITFVDEVHAVGLYGARGGGIGDRDGIMHKMDIISGTLGKAFGCVGGYIASTAALVDTVRSYAAGFIFTTSLPPMLLQGAKNSIQVLKGEEGRALRRKHQRNVKLLRQMLMDSGLPVVHCPSHIIPVRVSDAEKNTEVCDLMMSRHNIYVQAINYPTVARGEELLRIAPTPHHNPEMMKYFVDKLVHTWKEVGLELKPHSSAECTFCQQPLHFEVMSDREKSFFNGLSHPISACA, from the exons ATGGATGTGATCATGCGTCGCTGCCCATTCCTGGCTCGTGTGCCCCAGGCTTTTTTCCAGCAGTCCAAAAAGTCTATGGTGGTGTACGCACAGCAATGTCCCATTATGATGGAGCTTGCCGCTAAACCTATGGCTCCATCAATGGCTCGTgctctctgctcctcctcttcctcccgtCAGAAGATGGAAGACATCATGTCTGCCAGTGAAG CAGGCCGCAAACAGGAAGGGGATCCTAAGCTGCCAGGTGGCCACCCTATGCCAACCTCAGGCCAGGTGGCTTCCAAATGCCCTTTCCTGGCAGCTGAGATGGGCCAGAAGAACAGCAATGTGGTCCGCCAGGTCGGCGTGGAGTTCCAAGAGGATGTTCAGGAAGTCCGCACTGTTCAGAAAG AAGTGTCCACTGCCCAATTGAAGAAGCCGTCCCTGGCCAGTTCCATTCAGGGAAGTGGAGGGGAACAAACTAATCTAATGAAGACCCTCCTGAAACAGCGACCTAAAG TGTCCCGCTACCAATACGATCTCTTTTTTGAGAAAAAgatagaagagaagaagagtgacCACACATACCGTGTGTTCAAGACTGTGAATCGTCTGGCCAACGAGTTCCCCATGGCCGAAGACTTCACCGGTTCTTTAGAGGCCAAGAGGGAGGTGTCCGTTTGGTGCAGCAACGACTACCTGGGCATGAGTCGACACCCACGGGTCGTGCAATCCATTGT GGATACTCTGAGAAAGTATGGTTCAGGGGCAGGCGGCACCAGGAACATCTCCGGGACCAGTAAGTTCCACGTGGAACTGGAACAAGAACTGGCTGACCTTCACAATAAGGATGCTGCACTGCTCTTCACCTCCTGCTTTGTCGCCAATGACTCCACCCTCTTCACCCTCGCCAAAATGCTACCTG GTTGTGAGATCTACTCTGATGCAGGCAACCACGCCTCAATGATCCAGGGTATCAGGAACAGCGGTGCTAAGAAATTTATTTTCCGCCACAATGACACCAACCATCTCCGAGAGCTTCTACAGAAGGGAGACCCTACAAAACCCAAGATTGTGGCCTTTGAGACCGTCCATTCCATGGATG GTGCTGTGTGTCCGCTGGAGGAGATGTGCGACGTGGCCCATGAGTTTGGTGCCATCACCTTTGTAGACGAGGTTCACGCCGTGGGCCTGTATGGCGCCAGAGGAGGGGGCATCGGAGACAGGGATGGCATCATGCACAAGATGGATATCATCTCAGGGACACTAG GCAAGGCCTTCGGCTGTGTGGGCGGCTACATCGCAAGCACTGCTGCTCTGGTGGACACGGTGCGTTCCTATGCCGCTGGTTTCATCTTCACCACCTCTCTGCCACCAATGCTCTTACAAGGAGCCAAAAACTCAATCCAGGTTCTTAAAGGGGAAGAGGGCCGCGCACTGAGACGCAAACACCAGCGCAACGTCAAGCTGCTCAGACAAATGCTGATGGACTCGGGGCTGCCAGTGGTGCACTGCCCCAGCCACATCATCCCAGTCCGG gtATCAGatgcagagaaaaacacagaggtGTGTGACCTCATGATGAGTCGCCACAACATCTATGTGCAGGCCATCAACTATCCTACCGTTGCCAGAGGAGAAGAGCTTCTACGTATCGCTCCAACGCCTCACCACAACCCTGAGATGATGAAATACTTTGTTG ACAAGCTGGTGCACACATGGAAGGAAGTAGGCCTGGAGCTGAAGCCCCACTCATCAGCAGAGTGCACGTTCTGCCAGCAGCCGCTGCACTTTGAGGTGATGAGCGATCGTGAAAAGTCGTTCTTCAACGGCCTCAGCCACCCTATCTCAGCCTGCGCATAA
- the alas1 gene encoding 5-aminolevulinate synthase, non-specific, mitochondrial isoform X2 — protein MDVIMRRCPFLARVPQAFFQQSKKSMVVYAQQCPIMMELAAKPMAPSMARALCSSSSSRQKMEDIMSASEGRKQEGDPKLPGGHPMPTSGQVASKCPFLAAEMGQKNSNVVRQVGVEFQEDVQEVRTVQKEVSTAQLKKPSLASSIQGSGGEQTNLMKTLLKQRPKGVSHLLQDNLPGKMSRYQYDLFFEKKIEEKKSDHTYRVFKTVNRLANEFPMAEDFTGSLEAKREVSVWCSNDYLGMSRHPRVVQSIVDTLRKYGSGAGGTRNISGTSKFHVELEQELADLHNKDAALLFTSCFVANDSTLFTLAKMLPGCEIYSDAGNHASMIQGIRNSGAKKFIFRHNDTNHLRELLQKGDPTKPKIVAFETVHSMDGAVCPLEEMCDVAHEFGAITFVDEVHAVGLYGARGGGIGDRDGIMHKMDIISGTLGKAFGCVGGYIASTAALVDTVRSYAAGFIFTTSLPPMLLQGAKNSIQVLKGEEGRALRRKHQRNVKLLRQMLMDSGLPVVHCPSHIIPVRVSDAEKNTEVCDLMMSRHNIYVQAINYPTVARGEELLRIAPTPHHNPEMMKYFVDKLVHTWKEVGLELKPHSSAECTFCQQPLHFEVMSDREKSFFNGLSHPISACA, from the exons ATGGATGTGATCATGCGTCGCTGCCCATTCCTGGCTCGTGTGCCCCAGGCTTTTTTCCAGCAGTCCAAAAAGTCTATGGTGGTGTACGCACAGCAATGTCCCATTATGATGGAGCTTGCCGCTAAACCTATGGCTCCATCAATGGCTCGTgctctctgctcctcctcttcctcccgtCAGAAGATGGAAGACATCATGTCTGCCAGTGAAG GCCGCAAACAGGAAGGGGATCCTAAGCTGCCAGGTGGCCACCCTATGCCAACCTCAGGCCAGGTGGCTTCCAAATGCCCTTTCCTGGCAGCTGAGATGGGCCAGAAGAACAGCAATGTGGTCCGCCAGGTCGGCGTGGAGTTCCAAGAGGATGTTCAGGAAGTCCGCACTGTTCAGAAAG AAGTGTCCACTGCCCAATTGAAGAAGCCGTCCCTGGCCAGTTCCATTCAGGGAAGTGGAGGGGAACAAACTAATCTAATGAAGACCCTCCTGAAACAGCGACCTAAAGGCGTCTCCCATTTGCTGCAGGACAACCTGCCAGGCAAAA TGTCCCGCTACCAATACGATCTCTTTTTTGAGAAAAAgatagaagagaagaagagtgacCACACATACCGTGTGTTCAAGACTGTGAATCGTCTGGCCAACGAGTTCCCCATGGCCGAAGACTTCACCGGTTCTTTAGAGGCCAAGAGGGAGGTGTCCGTTTGGTGCAGCAACGACTACCTGGGCATGAGTCGACACCCACGGGTCGTGCAATCCATTGT GGATACTCTGAGAAAGTATGGTTCAGGGGCAGGCGGCACCAGGAACATCTCCGGGACCAGTAAGTTCCACGTGGAACTGGAACAAGAACTGGCTGACCTTCACAATAAGGATGCTGCACTGCTCTTCACCTCCTGCTTTGTCGCCAATGACTCCACCCTCTTCACCCTCGCCAAAATGCTACCTG GTTGTGAGATCTACTCTGATGCAGGCAACCACGCCTCAATGATCCAGGGTATCAGGAACAGCGGTGCTAAGAAATTTATTTTCCGCCACAATGACACCAACCATCTCCGAGAGCTTCTACAGAAGGGAGACCCTACAAAACCCAAGATTGTGGCCTTTGAGACCGTCCATTCCATGGATG GTGCTGTGTGTCCGCTGGAGGAGATGTGCGACGTGGCCCATGAGTTTGGTGCCATCACCTTTGTAGACGAGGTTCACGCCGTGGGCCTGTATGGCGCCAGAGGAGGGGGCATCGGAGACAGGGATGGCATCATGCACAAGATGGATATCATCTCAGGGACACTAG GCAAGGCCTTCGGCTGTGTGGGCGGCTACATCGCAAGCACTGCTGCTCTGGTGGACACGGTGCGTTCCTATGCCGCTGGTTTCATCTTCACCACCTCTCTGCCACCAATGCTCTTACAAGGAGCCAAAAACTCAATCCAGGTTCTTAAAGGGGAAGAGGGCCGCGCACTGAGACGCAAACACCAGCGCAACGTCAAGCTGCTCAGACAAATGCTGATGGACTCGGGGCTGCCAGTGGTGCACTGCCCCAGCCACATCATCCCAGTCCGG gtATCAGatgcagagaaaaacacagaggtGTGTGACCTCATGATGAGTCGCCACAACATCTATGTGCAGGCCATCAACTATCCTACCGTTGCCAGAGGAGAAGAGCTTCTACGTATCGCTCCAACGCCTCACCACAACCCTGAGATGATGAAATACTTTGTTG ACAAGCTGGTGCACACATGGAAGGAAGTAGGCCTGGAGCTGAAGCCCCACTCATCAGCAGAGTGCACGTTCTGCCAGCAGCCGCTGCACTTTGAGGTGATGAGCGATCGTGAAAAGTCGTTCTTCAACGGCCTCAGCCACCCTATCTCAGCCTGCGCATAA
- the alas1 gene encoding 5-aminolevulinate synthase, non-specific, mitochondrial isoform X1 → MDVIMRRCPFLARVPQAFFQQSKKSMVVYAQQCPIMMELAAKPMAPSMARALCSSSSSRQKMEDIMSASEAGRKQEGDPKLPGGHPMPTSGQVASKCPFLAAEMGQKNSNVVRQVGVEFQEDVQEVRTVQKEVSTAQLKKPSLASSIQGSGGEQTNLMKTLLKQRPKGVSHLLQDNLPGKMSRYQYDLFFEKKIEEKKSDHTYRVFKTVNRLANEFPMAEDFTGSLEAKREVSVWCSNDYLGMSRHPRVVQSIVDTLRKYGSGAGGTRNISGTSKFHVELEQELADLHNKDAALLFTSCFVANDSTLFTLAKMLPGCEIYSDAGNHASMIQGIRNSGAKKFIFRHNDTNHLRELLQKGDPTKPKIVAFETVHSMDGAVCPLEEMCDVAHEFGAITFVDEVHAVGLYGARGGGIGDRDGIMHKMDIISGTLGKAFGCVGGYIASTAALVDTVRSYAAGFIFTTSLPPMLLQGAKNSIQVLKGEEGRALRRKHQRNVKLLRQMLMDSGLPVVHCPSHIIPVRVSDAEKNTEVCDLMMSRHNIYVQAINYPTVARGEELLRIAPTPHHNPEMMKYFVDKLVHTWKEVGLELKPHSSAECTFCQQPLHFEVMSDREKSFFNGLSHPISACA, encoded by the exons ATGGATGTGATCATGCGTCGCTGCCCATTCCTGGCTCGTGTGCCCCAGGCTTTTTTCCAGCAGTCCAAAAAGTCTATGGTGGTGTACGCACAGCAATGTCCCATTATGATGGAGCTTGCCGCTAAACCTATGGCTCCATCAATGGCTCGTgctctctgctcctcctcttcctcccgtCAGAAGATGGAAGACATCATGTCTGCCAGTGAAG CAGGCCGCAAACAGGAAGGGGATCCTAAGCTGCCAGGTGGCCACCCTATGCCAACCTCAGGCCAGGTGGCTTCCAAATGCCCTTTCCTGGCAGCTGAGATGGGCCAGAAGAACAGCAATGTGGTCCGCCAGGTCGGCGTGGAGTTCCAAGAGGATGTTCAGGAAGTCCGCACTGTTCAGAAAG AAGTGTCCACTGCCCAATTGAAGAAGCCGTCCCTGGCCAGTTCCATTCAGGGAAGTGGAGGGGAACAAACTAATCTAATGAAGACCCTCCTGAAACAGCGACCTAAAGGCGTCTCCCATTTGCTGCAGGACAACCTGCCAGGCAAAA TGTCCCGCTACCAATACGATCTCTTTTTTGAGAAAAAgatagaagagaagaagagtgacCACACATACCGTGTGTTCAAGACTGTGAATCGTCTGGCCAACGAGTTCCCCATGGCCGAAGACTTCACCGGTTCTTTAGAGGCCAAGAGGGAGGTGTCCGTTTGGTGCAGCAACGACTACCTGGGCATGAGTCGACACCCACGGGTCGTGCAATCCATTGT GGATACTCTGAGAAAGTATGGTTCAGGGGCAGGCGGCACCAGGAACATCTCCGGGACCAGTAAGTTCCACGTGGAACTGGAACAAGAACTGGCTGACCTTCACAATAAGGATGCTGCACTGCTCTTCACCTCCTGCTTTGTCGCCAATGACTCCACCCTCTTCACCCTCGCCAAAATGCTACCTG GTTGTGAGATCTACTCTGATGCAGGCAACCACGCCTCAATGATCCAGGGTATCAGGAACAGCGGTGCTAAGAAATTTATTTTCCGCCACAATGACACCAACCATCTCCGAGAGCTTCTACAGAAGGGAGACCCTACAAAACCCAAGATTGTGGCCTTTGAGACCGTCCATTCCATGGATG GTGCTGTGTGTCCGCTGGAGGAGATGTGCGACGTGGCCCATGAGTTTGGTGCCATCACCTTTGTAGACGAGGTTCACGCCGTGGGCCTGTATGGCGCCAGAGGAGGGGGCATCGGAGACAGGGATGGCATCATGCACAAGATGGATATCATCTCAGGGACACTAG GCAAGGCCTTCGGCTGTGTGGGCGGCTACATCGCAAGCACTGCTGCTCTGGTGGACACGGTGCGTTCCTATGCCGCTGGTTTCATCTTCACCACCTCTCTGCCACCAATGCTCTTACAAGGAGCCAAAAACTCAATCCAGGTTCTTAAAGGGGAAGAGGGCCGCGCACTGAGACGCAAACACCAGCGCAACGTCAAGCTGCTCAGACAAATGCTGATGGACTCGGGGCTGCCAGTGGTGCACTGCCCCAGCCACATCATCCCAGTCCGG gtATCAGatgcagagaaaaacacagaggtGTGTGACCTCATGATGAGTCGCCACAACATCTATGTGCAGGCCATCAACTATCCTACCGTTGCCAGAGGAGAAGAGCTTCTACGTATCGCTCCAACGCCTCACCACAACCCTGAGATGATGAAATACTTTGTTG ACAAGCTGGTGCACACATGGAAGGAAGTAGGCCTGGAGCTGAAGCCCCACTCATCAGCAGAGTGCACGTTCTGCCAGCAGCCGCTGCACTTTGAGGTGATGAGCGATCGTGAAAAGTCGTTCTTCAACGGCCTCAGCCACCCTATCTCAGCCTGCGCATAA
- the LOC116687459 gene encoding uncharacterized protein LOC116687459, with product PLTLAILHHHLVLHVTADYCSSYWETDGYYHDTQLCGSRYGLGNCNRKYRCSEHRLTEEKRERCTSPGLAMTKKSHVSNLLGSILGPIFPSILCLGLIICCVAPCSTRRWPTLSQSTNHKILVPYLQTKGCLQLTSSCKKNTLTIVNVPQQPLAPSGHQPGYQPVPAQTGYGGLPFPTAPAPPSNMKSTELFYDIYKHRGG from the exons CCTCTCACCCTCGCTATTCTTCACCATCACCTTGTTTTACATGTTACAGCTGATTACTGTAGCAGCTACTGGGAGACAGATGGTTACTACCATGATACTCAGCTTTGTGGCTCTCGATACGGCCTTGGAAACTGCAACAGAAAGTACCGCTGCAGTGAACACCGTCTAACTGAAGAAAAACGAGAACGCTGTACAAG cCCAGGCCTagctatgacaaaaaaaagccatGTTTCCAATCTTCTGGGAAGCATCTTAGGGcctatttttcctagtattctGTGCTTGGGTCTCATCATCTGCTGTGTGGCCCCTTGTTCTACAAGACGT TGGCCCACTTTGTCTCAGTCAACAAATCACAAAATATTAGTACCTTATCTTCAAACCAAAGGCTGTCTACAACTTACCTCtagctgcaaaaaaaacaccctcACCATAGTCAACGTGCCACAGCAGCCACTCGCTCCCTCCGGACATCAGCCAGGTTACCAGCCTGTACCTGCCCAGACTGGATATGGAGGCCTGCCCTTCCCTACAGCACCTGCACCGCCATCGAACATGAAATCTACTGAgttattttatgacatttataaACATAGAGGTGGCTGA